One Carassius auratus strain Wakin chromosome 16, ASM336829v1, whole genome shotgun sequence genomic window carries:
- the hamp gene encoding hepcidin-1 isoform X1: protein MKLTRVALAASVIITCICFLQTAAVPFTQTEDEHHVESETPEENQHLTETSQEQTNPNPLTFFRVKRQSNLSLCRYCCNCCRNKGCGYCCKF, encoded by the exons ACGTGTGGCTCTCGCTGCTTCAGTCATCATCACATGCATCTGCTTCCTCCAGACCGCAGCTGTTCCCTTCACACAG ACTGAAGATGAGCATCATGTGGAGAGTGAAACACCAGAGGAGAACCAGCACCTGACAGAAACTTCTCAGGAACAAACAAATCCAAATCCCCTG ACTTTCTTCAGGGTGAAACGTCAAAGCAATCTGTCCCTGTGCAGATACTGCTGCAACTGCTGCCGCAACAAAGGCTGCGGATACTGCTGCAAATTCTGA
- the hamp gene encoding hepcidin-1 isoform X2, producing the protein MKLTRVALAASVIITCICFLQTAAVPFTQTEDEHHVESETPEENQHLTETSQEQTNPNTFFRVKRQSNLSLCRYCCNCCRNKGCGYCCKF; encoded by the exons ACGTGTGGCTCTCGCTGCTTCAGTCATCATCACATGCATCTGCTTCCTCCAGACCGCAGCTGTTCCCTTCACACAG ACTGAAGATGAGCATCATGTGGAGAGTGAAACACCAGAGGAGAACCAGCACCTGACAGAAACTTCTCAGGAACAAACAAATCCAAAT ACTTTCTTCAGGGTGAAACGTCAAAGCAATCTGTCCCTGTGCAGATACTGCTGCAACTGCTGCCGCAACAAAGGCTGCGGATACTGCTGCAAATTCTGA